The proteins below come from a single Roseiflexus sp. RS-1 genomic window:
- a CDS encoding HEAT repeat domain-containing protein — MKRTPESITRLVEELQHGDEFTRAQASFALGMLGEAAVAPLIDLLYHNDREVRMRAAWALGVIGQPALPALLELAEGDDPVVRIEAIRILGVIGEGRSLNALFHALTDPDPRVAQRAAIALGRIGDTRAFHPLLIALHHPAPDVRFAACNALAHMNVAEAIPALRQRAEEDPARTSWGASVADAARRAIQEIEASNPNVSTDQFARVRDILQRS; from the coding sequence ATGAAGCGAACGCCCGAATCGATCACCCGGTTGGTGGAAGAACTTCAGCACGGCGACGAATTCACCCGCGCCCAGGCGTCGTTTGCGCTGGGAATGTTGGGCGAAGCTGCCGTTGCGCCGCTGATCGACCTGCTCTACCACAACGACCGGGAGGTGCGCATGCGCGCCGCGTGGGCGTTGGGGGTTATCGGGCAGCCTGCTCTTCCTGCACTGCTGGAACTGGCGGAAGGCGATGATCCGGTCGTGCGGATCGAAGCCATCCGCATCCTGGGGGTGATTGGTGAAGGACGTTCACTCAACGCGCTGTTCCACGCGCTTACCGACCCCGACCCGCGTGTTGCGCAACGGGCTGCCATTGCTCTTGGGCGCATCGGCGACACGCGCGCTTTCCATCCGTTGCTCATCGCACTGCACCATCCTGCGCCTGATGTGCGCTTCGCCGCCTGCAACGCCCTGGCGCACATGAATGTGGCTGAAGCGATCCCTGCGCTGCGTCAACGCGCTGAAGAAGACCCGGCACGCACCTCCTGGGGGGCATCGGTCGCCGATGCAGCGCGACGCGCCATCCAGGAGATCGAAGCGTCCAACCCCAACGTCTCGACCGATCAGTTTGCGCGCGTGCGTGACATTTTACAGCGTTCATGA
- the rnc gene encoding ribonuclease III yields the protein MRKSVDELSARLGVTFSDQRLLEQALTHSSFLNEHVEERMHLDSNERLEFLGDAIINFLAARLVFERFPDAGEGELTAWRTALIRTETLAGFAQRYNLGAYVLLARGEESSGARQRQALLADTFEAVIAALFLDQGLNAVRTFLLPLFEAELASLPDRTLPVDYKSRLQARIQAERRVTPRYHEIDRSGPEHRPEFTVEVRAGEERLGTGKGPSKQAAEQAAARAALDALEGGTDGR from the coding sequence ATGAGGAAGTCGGTTGACGAACTCAGTGCGCGTCTCGGCGTCACGTTTTCTGATCAACGTCTGCTCGAGCAGGCGCTGACCCATAGTTCTTTCCTCAATGAGCATGTCGAAGAGCGCATGCACCTGGACAGCAACGAACGCCTGGAGTTTCTCGGTGATGCGATCATCAATTTTCTGGCAGCCAGGCTGGTATTTGAACGCTTTCCTGACGCTGGCGAGGGAGAGTTGACCGCCTGGCGCACAGCGTTGATCCGCACCGAGACGCTTGCCGGTTTTGCACAGCGCTACAATCTTGGTGCATATGTGCTGCTGGCGCGTGGCGAGGAATCAAGTGGCGCACGTCAGCGCCAGGCGCTCCTGGCAGATACGTTCGAGGCAGTTATTGCAGCTCTCTTCCTCGATCAGGGTCTCAATGCTGTGCGGACCTTTCTTCTACCACTCTTCGAGGCGGAGCTTGCGTCGTTGCCGGATCGCACACTGCCGGTCGATTACAAGAGCAGGCTTCAGGCGCGCATCCAGGCAGAGCGTCGCGTGACCCCGCGTTATCACGAGATTGATCGAAGCGGACCGGAGCATCGTCCCGAATTCACCGTCGAGGTGCGCGCAGGCGAAGAGCGCCTCGGAACCGGAAAAGGTCCCAGCAAACAGGCGGCGGAACAGGCGGCGGCGCGCGCAGCGCTCGATGCGCTTGAGGGTGGGACGGATGGGCGTTGA
- a CDS encoding peptide ABC transporter substrate-binding protein, with protein sequence MRSMRNVWRKSGALALLLILIVPVLAACGGQPATAPTTAPAAQPTTAPTEAPAAQPTTAPTEAPAAQPTTAPTTPPAAQRGGRLKILYWQAVTTLNPHLATGTKDFDGATVILEPLARYNEKDELVPFLAAEIPTIENGGVAPDGTSVTWKLKPGLKWSDGSDFTVDDIIFTWQYCADPATACTTKAVFDPIEKVEKVDDTTVKIIWKEPNANPYISFVGPNGMILQKKQFEKCIGAAASTDAACQAANLAPIGTNAWKLKEFKPGDVVIYERNPFFRDADNVFFDEVEIKGGGDAASAARAVCETEEVDFAWNLQIPKAVLEPILASGKCDPIAGGSSGVERIVVNFSNPDPALGDKRSEPDQPHPFLTDPAVRKAISLAIDRKAIAEQLYGPTGEPTCNVLVVPTAVNSPNLTCNRDVEAAKKLLEDAGWKLKGSVREKEIGGKTVRLVVSFQTSINPLRQSTQAIIKSNLAEIGIQVNVKAIDASVFFSGDPGNPDTLNKFYADLQMYTNGPNNADPQQYLQGWTCEERASVANQWNGNNDGRYCNPEYDKLFEELKKELDPKKRVELAIKMNDLLVTDGAVIPLINRQTPNAKVKALKGPTFNTFDSDIWNIASWSK encoded by the coding sequence ATGCGTTCGATGCGTAACGTGTGGCGGAAGAGCGGTGCGCTGGCGCTGCTCCTCATCCTGATCGTCCCGGTTCTGGCAGCGTGTGGCGGGCAGCCAGCCACAGCACCGACCACGGCGCCAGCGGCGCAACCGACGACTGCACCCACTGAGGCGCCAGCGGCGCAACCGACGACTGCGCCCACTGAGGCGCCAGCGGCGCAACCGACGACTGCGCCGACCACTCCGCCAGCGGCGCAGCGCGGCGGTCGCCTGAAGATCCTGTACTGGCAGGCGGTGACGACCCTCAACCCTCACCTGGCGACAGGTACGAAGGACTTCGATGGCGCAACGGTTATCCTCGAACCGCTGGCGCGCTACAACGAGAAGGATGAACTGGTGCCCTTCCTGGCGGCGGAGATTCCAACGATCGAGAACGGCGGCGTCGCTCCTGATGGAACCAGCGTCACGTGGAAGCTCAAACCAGGGCTGAAGTGGTCGGATGGCAGCGATTTCACGGTTGACGACATTATCTTCACCTGGCAGTACTGCGCCGATCCTGCGACTGCCTGCACCACCAAGGCGGTCTTCGACCCGATCGAGAAGGTCGAGAAGGTCGATGATACCACTGTCAAGATCATCTGGAAGGAGCCGAACGCCAACCCGTACATCTCGTTCGTCGGTCCGAACGGCATGATCCTGCAGAAGAAGCAGTTCGAGAAGTGCATCGGCGCGGCAGCCAGCACCGATGCGGCGTGCCAGGCGGCGAACCTCGCGCCGATCGGTACAAATGCCTGGAAGTTGAAGGAGTTCAAGCCGGGCGATGTGGTGATCTACGAACGCAACCCCTTCTTCCGCGATGCCGATAATGTCTTCTTCGACGAAGTGGAGATCAAGGGCGGCGGTGATGCTGCGTCAGCAGCGCGCGCCGTGTGTGAGACGGAAGAGGTCGATTTCGCCTGGAATCTCCAGATCCCGAAAGCGGTTCTCGAGCCGATCCTTGCTTCCGGTAAGTGCGACCCGATCGCCGGCGGTTCGTCCGGAGTTGAGCGCATTGTGGTCAACTTCTCGAACCCCGACCCGGCACTGGGCGACAAGCGCAGCGAGCCGGATCAACCCCACCCCTTCCTGACCGACCCTGCAGTGCGCAAGGCGATCTCGCTGGCGATTGATCGCAAGGCAATCGCCGAGCAGTTGTACGGTCCTACCGGCGAACCTACCTGCAACGTGCTGGTGGTGCCGACTGCGGTCAATTCGCCAAACCTGACATGCAACCGCGATGTCGAAGCAGCGAAGAAGTTGCTCGAAGATGCGGGCTGGAAGTTGAAAGGCTCGGTGCGGGAGAAGGAGATCGGGGGGAAAACGGTCAGACTGGTCGTCAGTTTCCAGACCTCGATCAATCCGCTGCGCCAGAGCACCCAGGCGATCATCAAGTCGAACCTGGCGGAGATCGGTATTCAGGTGAACGTCAAAGCCATTGATGCCAGCGTCTTCTTCAGTGGCGATCCAGGCAACCCGGATACCCTGAACAAGTTTTACGCCGACCTCCAGATGTACACCAACGGTCCGAACAACGCCGATCCACAGCAGTACCTCCAGGGCTGGACCTGCGAAGAGCGCGCTTCGGTCGCCAATCAGTGGAACGGCAACAATGACGGTCGCTACTGCAACCCGGAGTACGACAAGCTTTTCGAGGAGTTGAAGAAGGAACTTGACCCGAAGAAGCGCGTCGAACTGGCGATCAAGATGAACGATCTGCTGGTGACCGATGGTGCGGTGATTCCGCTGATCAACCGCCAGACGCCGAATGCGAAGGTGAAGGCACTCAAGGGACCCACCTTCAACACGTTCGACTCCGACATCTGGAATATTGCCTCCTGGAGCAAGTAA
- a CDS encoding serine/threonine protein kinase, with the protein MATPGTTLQDRYLIERLLDRSPFGDLYLARDQRTKQDVDVKAITHIEPDTDTLFAREAAAFAAVRHAALPAVVDMFATVDGRFLVFDHIPGLTLEDIRTRHAQGRLSADAAIRLIQPVLDALNRLHQHTPRLIHRDVRPPNIRVTPAGQVYLTNPGIAGRPGTPFAADDPRTDLYGIGATLYTLLTGSIPPAPNERLQRDPLPPVQRLRPDLSNDLAQVIQRLLSLDPAHQYASAADASRDLIQAAPDVTCTRCSTTNRASARFCRACGAPLPASDPRSAIRALIERLPAHPPDASAGAAPLRPDAPLPSADAPTITTPPSSAPSSAGAAALRPDAPLPSADAPTITTPPPIPHTSTGAAPLRPDAPLPPPDAPTITTPPSSAPDASTGAAPLRPDAPLPLPDAPTITTPPSSAPSSAGAAPLPPPAPLPEATGSGAPVGDAQRRRGRLIGGIVAAVVLLAACLGGGYFVLQASGLIPAATAISGVSPVPASPVDARTPASGGSAATAEARQNATATAIAAAQQATATARVNGQTATAQAGQAIEVQTATAIARQTVAAAAQQTAAAIAAATQTAAVPTATPTPQFLQPQPGVLSLADYQAQTRGLRRLLFETFDRGERTKAIWAQVNDERRRAALRDNLYYLTVKVPDLSTWYTWDRDLGNTYNIELSVAFQTVGAPAAVGIAFDVQPDANSVLLFEITNDKRWQFSTFVNGEFVPERSTQLIPEDIIVDGNGTNTLWVMRTPNEIQLWINSKHVATVSPGVSPGGRAGVAASSFSSLTQPATMIVDNFLARAP; encoded by the coding sequence GTGGCAACACCCGGAACAACTCTCCAGGATCGCTATCTCATCGAGCGCCTCCTTGATCGCAGTCCTTTCGGTGATCTCTACCTGGCGCGTGACCAACGCACGAAACAGGACGTCGATGTCAAGGCAATCACCCATATCGAGCCGGATACCGATACGCTGTTCGCCCGTGAGGCGGCTGCGTTCGCCGCTGTGCGCCACGCGGCGCTCCCGGCAGTGGTCGATATGTTTGCGACGGTCGATGGGCGCTTTCTTGTCTTCGACCATATTCCCGGTCTGACCCTGGAAGACATCCGCACGCGCCACGCACAGGGGCGACTCAGCGCCGATGCCGCAATTCGCCTGATCCAACCCGTGCTCGACGCGCTCAACCGGCTCCATCAGCACACGCCCCGCCTGATCCACCGCGACGTGCGCCCGCCGAATATCCGGGTCACACCTGCGGGGCAGGTCTACCTCACGAATCCCGGCATTGCCGGACGTCCAGGCACGCCCTTTGCCGCAGATGATCCGCGCACCGATCTGTACGGCATCGGTGCGACGCTCTACACGCTCCTGACCGGCAGCATTCCGCCCGCGCCCAACGAGCGTCTCCAGCGCGATCCGTTGCCGCCAGTACAACGGCTTCGTCCCGACCTCTCAAACGACCTGGCGCAGGTTATCCAGCGATTATTGTCGCTCGATCCGGCGCACCAGTATGCTTCCGCCGCCGACGCAAGCCGCGATCTGATCCAGGCCGCCCCTGATGTGACCTGTACGCGCTGTTCGACGACGAATCGCGCCAGCGCGCGGTTCTGCCGAGCCTGCGGCGCACCGCTTCCCGCATCCGATCCGCGCAGCGCAATTCGCGCGCTGATCGAGCGCCTGCCAGCTCACCCCCCCGACGCCAGTGCGGGCGCAGCGCCGCTGCGCCCCGACGCGCCGCTGCCTTCCGCTGACGCTCCCACCATCACCACCCCGCCCTCCAGCGCCCCCTCCAGTGCGGGCGCAGCGGCGCTGCGCCCCGACGCGCCGCTGCCTTCCGCTGACGCTCCCACCATCACCACCCCGCCCCCCATCCCCCACACCAGTACGGGCGCAGCGCCGCTGCGCCCCGACGCGCCGCTGCCTCCGCCCGACGCCCCCACCATCACCACCCCGCCCTCCAGCGCCCCCGACGCCAGTACGGGCGCAGCGCCGCTGCGCCCCGACGCACCGCTGCCTCTGCCCGACGCCCCCACCATCACCACCCCGCCCTCTAGCGCCCCCTCCAGTGCGGGCGCAGCGCCGCTGCCCCCCCCCGCCCCCCTCCCGGAGGCAACCGGATCGGGAGCGCCGGTTGGCGACGCGCAACGGCGACGCGGGCGGTTGATCGGCGGAATCGTCGCTGCGGTGGTGCTCCTGGCAGCCTGTCTGGGCGGCGGCTACTTCGTACTGCAGGCAAGCGGGCTGATCCCGGCAGCAACCGCCATCTCTGGCGTATCGCCAGTGCCTGCGTCACCGGTAGATGCACGCACACCGGCAAGCGGGGGGAGCGCCGCGACTGCCGAAGCGCGGCAGAACGCTACGGCAACCGCCATCGCCGCAGCCCAGCAGGCGACGGCGACGGCGCGCGTCAATGGGCAGACGGCAACAGCCCAGGCGGGTCAGGCAATCGAAGTGCAAACTGCAACCGCAATTGCGCGGCAGACGGTCGCTGCGGCGGCGCAACAGACCGCCGCTGCCATTGCAGCGGCGACCCAGACAGCCGCTGTGCCAACTGCCACACCCACGCCACAATTCCTCCAGCCGCAACCGGGCGTGCTCTCGCTGGCCGATTATCAGGCGCAGACGCGCGGTTTGCGGCGACTCCTGTTTGAAACGTTCGACCGGGGCGAACGCACAAAAGCAATTTGGGCACAGGTGAATGATGAACGACGACGCGCAGCGTTGCGCGACAACCTCTACTATCTGACGGTCAAAGTACCAGACCTCTCCACCTGGTATACCTGGGATCGCGATCTGGGGAATACCTACAATATCGAACTGAGTGTTGCGTTTCAGACCGTCGGCGCGCCAGCAGCGGTCGGCATCGCCTTCGATGTGCAACCGGACGCCAATAGTGTGCTCCTCTTTGAGATCACCAACGATAAACGCTGGCAATTCAGTACGTTCGTGAATGGTGAGTTTGTTCCAGAACGCAGCACACAACTCATCCCCGAAGACATCATCGTTGATGGTAATGGCACAAATACGCTGTGGGTTATGCGCACGCCCAACGAGATTCAACTCTGGATCAACAGCAAACATGTTGCCACGGTGTCACCGGGTGTTTCACCAGGGGGGCGTGCGGGGGTTGCTGCGTCATCGTTCAGCAGCCTGACGCAACCAGCAACGATGATTGTGGATAATTTCCTGGCGCGCGCACCGTGA
- a CDS encoding SDR family oxidoreductase: MKNEPGRLLITGGSGFLGARLVELALAQGWDVVATCHSRRPQTPGVRWETLDLRNAAATRRLVEQVTPDVVIHTAYRQEGPDMMAIIGEGSAAVAQGAFAVQARLIHLSSDVVFDGERIGRYTETDEPQPVTTYGAAKALSERLVAAAHPGALIVRTSLIYGGPDRPGRHERFVLDVLDGRAEAVFFTDELRCPIEVGDLAAALLELATIDRSGIVHVAGSDVVSRYEFACLVARAFGRDPSGLCGGLSPAAPRRPRNCALDSQVAQRMLTTRLRGVREVLG; encoded by the coding sequence TTGAAGAACGAACCAGGCAGATTGCTGATCACCGGCGGCAGTGGATTTCTGGGCGCGAGACTGGTGGAACTGGCGCTCGCGCAAGGTTGGGACGTTGTTGCAACCTGTCACTCGCGCAGACCGCAAACTCCAGGTGTGCGCTGGGAGACGCTGGATCTGCGCAACGCAGCGGCAACCCGGAGATTGGTTGAGCAGGTGACGCCCGATGTTGTCATTCACACCGCCTACCGGCAGGAAGGACCGGACATGATGGCGATCATCGGTGAAGGATCAGCGGCTGTCGCGCAGGGTGCTTTCGCGGTACAGGCGCGTCTGATCCATCTGTCGAGCGATGTTGTTTTCGACGGAGAACGGATCGGCAGATACACCGAAACGGATGAACCGCAACCGGTCACGACATACGGCGCCGCCAAAGCGCTGTCCGAACGCCTGGTCGCCGCAGCCCATCCCGGAGCGCTGATTGTCCGCACATCGCTGATCTACGGTGGTCCGGATCGCCCCGGCAGGCATGAGCGATTCGTGCTCGATGTGCTCGATGGGCGCGCAGAGGCGGTCTTTTTCACCGATGAACTGCGCTGCCCGATCGAAGTCGGCGATCTGGCAGCGGCGTTGCTGGAACTCGCTACCATCGACAGGAGCGGCATTGTGCATGTCGCCGGATCGGACGTGGTCAGTCGTTACGAATTCGCCTGTCTGGTGGCGCGTGCATTTGGGCGCGATCCTTCTGGCTTGTGCGGCGGTCTTAGCCCGGCAGCGCCCCGCCGACCGCGGAACTGCGCGCTGGATAGCCAGGTCGCGCAGCGCATGTTGACAACGCGCCTGCGAGGAGTTCGGGAGGTGCTGGGATGA
- a CDS encoding ABC transporter permease, protein MSEANQTINTSSVSDPAAAIRQLQLGVSAKPRTLLGDAWRRFRKHTLAMIGAGILIFLTLAVTVGAWWYERYLVDQLAQSGMPVTAENPDIRVLIDHLDFLALLSPPTHVHPFGTDDLGRDLLARCIYGGRVSLAVGFVAMLIAISLGTIIGAAAGFFGGVVDQTLMRLTDLFLSLPSVPLILLTVYLFREPVIQAMGSPEAGIFVIVVTVIGALAWMQTARVVRATFLSLKEKEFVEAARCLGISQTAIMFRHILPNAISPIIVAATLEIGSAIIAESTLSFLGVGFPPDTPTWGRLVTDGSQYLQAAPWLALIPGALIFLTVLSINFMGDGLRDALDPRSRL, encoded by the coding sequence ATGTCTGAAGCGAACCAGACCATCAATACGTCTTCCGTGTCCGATCCGGCTGCTGCGATTCGTCAGTTGCAACTTGGCGTGTCGGCGAAGCCGCGCACGCTGCTGGGAGATGCCTGGCGGCGTTTCCGTAAGCATACGCTTGCCATGATCGGCGCTGGCATTCTGATCTTTTTGACCCTGGCGGTGACGGTCGGCGCCTGGTGGTATGAACGCTACCTGGTCGATCAACTGGCGCAATCGGGCATGCCGGTGACGGCAGAGAACCCTGATATTCGCGTCCTGATCGATCATCTCGATTTTCTGGCGCTCCTTTCGCCGCCGACCCATGTGCATCCGTTCGGCACCGACGACCTGGGGCGTGATCTGCTGGCGCGCTGCATCTATGGCGGGCGCGTCTCGCTGGCAGTGGGTTTTGTGGCGATGCTGATCGCCATTTCGCTGGGGACGATCATTGGCGCTGCGGCTGGATTCTTCGGCGGTGTGGTCGATCAGACGTTGATGCGTCTGACCGATCTGTTCCTGTCGCTTCCCTCGGTGCCGCTCATCCTGCTGACGGTCTATCTGTTCCGCGAACCGGTTATCCAGGCAATGGGGTCGCCAGAGGCGGGTATCTTCGTAATTGTGGTGACGGTGATCGGCGCGCTGGCGTGGATGCAGACGGCGCGCGTCGTGCGCGCGACGTTCCTTTCGCTCAAGGAGAAAGAGTTTGTCGAAGCGGCGCGCTGTCTGGGCATCTCTCAGACGGCGATCATGTTCCGCCATATTCTGCCGAATGCCATCAGTCCGATCATCGTCGCCGCCACTCTGGAGATCGGGAGCGCGATCATTGCTGAATCGACCCTCTCGTTCCTCGGTGTCGGCTTCCCGCCTGATACCCCAACGTGGGGACGCCTGGTGACCGATGGCAGTCAGTATCTTCAGGCAGCGCCATGGCTGGCGCTCATTCCGGGCGCTCTGATCTTTCTGACCGTGCTGAGCATCAATTTTATGGGTGATGGGTTGCGTGATGCGCTTGACCCACGGTCCCGACTGTAA
- a CDS encoding PQQ-dependent sugar dehydrogenase encodes MTRYLIWILLLSVAAFASVIGIAVTRAAPSFEIEVVKTGLDRPWSINFAPDGRLFFTARNSGRLYALSIATGAVQTFSGLPPSRFRAESEAGMLGMELDPDFAGNGWAYICYSYFDTNNNRKNRLSRFTVDPGAGVVRDEAILIDNMVGATHHDGCRVIVSPDNRYLFVSMGDALDPPLAQNFNSTGGKTFRIFKDGSIPPDNPFYAAGQSPRSLIWTLGHRNHQGLAFHPATGDFWSTEHGPDIMDELNILIAGHNYGWGWGNPPRYCLGTVNCDGVPNFMAPVAVFNTDSTVATSDMMFYTGSAFPEWNGDLFFVTLKTGRLYRLKINNRTIVEQEMLINGQYGRLRDVTVGPDGFIYISTDATSATLLRIRPVIGRPYRVSLPFIIR; translated from the coding sequence ATGACTCGCTATCTGATCTGGATCCTGCTGCTGTCGGTTGCAGCGTTTGCATCGGTGATCGGGATCGCGGTCACCCGCGCCGCGCCGTCGTTTGAGATCGAAGTGGTCAAGACAGGACTCGACCGCCCATGGAGCATTAACTTCGCTCCTGATGGACGCCTGTTCTTCACTGCGCGCAACAGTGGGCGCCTGTACGCCTTAAGTATCGCAACCGGCGCGGTGCAGACCTTCAGCGGCTTGCCGCCATCCCGGTTTCGTGCCGAGAGCGAGGCGGGCATGCTGGGGATGGAACTCGACCCGGATTTTGCAGGCAACGGTTGGGCGTACATCTGCTACAGTTACTTCGATACGAATAACAATCGCAAGAACCGTCTCTCGCGCTTCACCGTCGATCCCGGCGCTGGCGTGGTTCGTGATGAGGCTATCCTGATCGATAACATGGTCGGCGCTACCCATCACGATGGCTGTCGTGTCATCGTCTCACCCGACAACCGTTACCTGTTTGTCTCGATGGGCGACGCGCTCGACCCGCCGCTGGCGCAGAACTTCAACAGCACCGGCGGCAAGACCTTCCGCATCTTCAAGGACGGCAGCATCCCGCCTGACAACCCGTTCTATGCTGCGGGTCAGTCGCCACGCTCACTGATCTGGACGCTGGGACATCGCAACCACCAGGGACTGGCGTTTCATCCGGCGACCGGCGACTTCTGGAGCACGGAGCATGGTCCAGATATTATGGACGAACTCAACATTCTGATCGCCGGGCACAACTATGGCTGGGGGTGGGGCAATCCGCCCCGGTACTGCCTGGGAACGGTGAACTGCGATGGCGTTCCCAATTTCATGGCGCCGGTTGCAGTGTTCAATACCGACAGCACCGTTGCAACTTCGGATATGATGTTTTACACTGGCAGCGCTTTTCCTGAGTGGAACGGCGACCTGTTCTTCGTGACACTGAAAACCGGCAGGCTCTATCGCCTGAAGATCAACAATCGAACGATTGTTGAGCAGGAGATGCTGATCAACGGTCAATATGGTCGCCTGCGCGATGTGACGGTGGGACCGGACGGGTTCATCTATATCTCGACTGACGCAACCAGTGCGACGTTGCTGCGCATCCGCCCGGTAATTGGTCGTCCCTATCGCGTGAGTCTGCCCTTCATCATACGGTGA
- a CDS encoding ABC transporter permease translates to MAQYIVRRILIAIPTLLIISFVIFAILALAPGDPLAQFALNPAIPESTRELIRIQFGLDQPWYVRYVKWLTALARGDWGFSFGTRGPVIDLIWQRLPQTLIVVGTAYLIAVLIAIPIGVISAVKQYSWFDQVATFIAFIGFSVPSFFTGLALMLVFAINLKWFPIVYNSTLNLAGWDGITEQIRQMTLPVTVLVVQQTAALTRFMRSSMLDNLPLDYVRTARAKGLADRMVIIRHVLRNSMIPVVTLIALGIPTIFAGAIITENLFRVNGIGQLLITSIQNSDTPVVMAITFIFACLTVFFNLIADILYGVLDPRVRYS, encoded by the coding sequence ATGGCTCAGTATATTGTGCGACGGATACTTATTGCCATTCCAACCTTGTTGATTATCAGTTTTGTGATTTTTGCCATTCTGGCGCTGGCGCCTGGCGATCCGCTGGCGCAGTTTGCGCTCAATCCGGCAATTCCTGAATCGACGCGTGAGTTGATCCGTATTCAGTTTGGTCTCGATCAGCCATGGTATGTGCGCTACGTGAAGTGGCTGACCGCGCTGGCGCGCGGTGATTGGGGGTTTTCATTCGGAACGCGTGGTCCGGTGATCGATCTGATCTGGCAGCGCCTGCCGCAGACGTTGATTGTGGTGGGGACGGCGTATCTGATTGCGGTGCTGATCGCCATTCCTATCGGCGTGATCTCGGCAGTGAAGCAGTACTCCTGGTTCGATCAGGTAGCAACGTTCATTGCGTTCATCGGCTTTTCGGTGCCGTCGTTCTTCACCGGTCTGGCATTGATGCTGGTGTTTGCGATCAACCTGAAGTGGTTCCCGATCGTCTATAATTCAACCCTTAATCTGGCAGGTTGGGACGGAATCACCGAACAGATCCGCCAGATGACATTGCCGGTGACGGTGCTGGTGGTGCAACAGACGGCGGCGTTGACTCGCTTTATGCGCTCATCGATGCTCGATAACCTTCCGCTCGATTATGTGCGCACCGCGCGCGCCAAAGGTCTGGCTGACCGGATGGTGATCATCCGCCATGTGCTGCGCAATAGCATGATTCCGGTCGTGACGCTGATTGCGCTTGGTATTCCGACCATTTTCGCCGGCGCGATTATTACCGAGAACCTCTTTCGCGTGAATGGCATCGGTCAGTTGTTGATCACGTCGATCCAGAACTCTGATACGCCGGTCGTGATGGCAATCACGTTTATTTTTGCCTGTCTCACCGTCTTTTTCAATTTGATCGCCGATATACTCTACGGCGTGCTCGATCCCCGTGTGCGTTACAGTTAG